From a region of the Helianthus annuus cultivar XRQ/B chromosome 5, HanXRQr2.0-SUNRISE, whole genome shotgun sequence genome:
- the LOC118492543 gene encoding uncharacterized protein LOC118492543, with amino-acid sequence MDDQPKNTDTTSKTITTDSASKTLRPVYSVTNIQNKVRILDGEKDTYSAWVKLFRLHAHGYDVLHHIDGTEPPAKTDPSYEAWSKIDSIVLQWIYGTLSDSYLARVLETGSTAQQAWDRIQTIFLNNKNSRAATLEHAFTTTTMASCSSMNEYFQRMKDLAEQLNDVGHPVSESRLVLQMVTGLPQEYDTVASFITQADKSWDDAREMIDREQRRHAARQQAHSALTASHGTPQNTTNNNPNLTASNPPPPQPYHPAQTFDTYQPRNQTRGRGHGRNSYRGRGRGCYSYYQNPNQPTSQSNPQPPNYNQAYNPYPWWAAPPPCPHPAQSPWTSNWTRPNNPTPPPQQPNPTTHPLARAWQPHHPRIHTHRNPVTR; translated from the coding sequence ATGGACGACCAACCCAAAAACACCGATACCACCTCTAAAACAATCACCACCGATTCCGCCTCCAAAACCCTTCGCCCAGTTTATTCCGTAACAAACATTCAAAACAAAGTTCGCATCCTTGATGGCGAAAAAGATACCTACTCCGCATGGGTGAAACTTTTCAGACTTCATGCCCACGGGTATGATGTGTTACACCATATCGATGGCACCGAGCCCCCAGCCAAAACTGATCCGTCTTACGAGGCGTGGTCCAAAATTGACTCCATTGTCCTTCAATGGATATATGGAACTCTTTCAGATTCCTATCTCGCTCGTGTCCTTGAAACAGGTTCAACGGCTCAACAAGCGTGGGATCGGATCCAAACCATTTTTCTTAATAACAAGAACTCTCGAGCCGCAACCCTGGAACATGCTTTTACAACCACTACTATGGCCTCATGCTCATCTATGAATGAGTATTTTCAACGGATGAAAGATCTCGCGGAACAACTTAATGATGTCGGTCACCCGGTTAGTGAGTCTCGGTTGGTTCTTCAGATGGTTACGGGTCTTCCTCAGGAGTATGACACCGTCGCCTCTTTCATCACTCAGGCTGATAAGTCATGGGATGATGCTAGAGAGATGATTGATCGTGAGCAACGACGGCATGCTGCTCGTCAACAAGCCCATTCGGCCCTTACTGCTTCCCATGGCACCCCTCAAAACACTACCAATAATAACCCAAACCTTACTGCTTCCAACCCACCACCCCCTCAACCATATCACCCAGCCCAAACCTTTGACACTTACCAGCCTCGTAACCAAACTAGGGGCAGGGGCCACGGCCGCAACTCATACCGAGGACGTGGCCGGGGTTGCTACTCCTACTACCAAAACCCGAACCAACCCACTAGCCAATCCAACCCCCAACCTCCAAACTACAATCAAGCCTACAACCCATATCCTTGGTGGGCCGCTCCACCTCCTTGCCCTCATCCAGCCCAATCACCATGGACCTCCAACTGGACCCGACCCAACAACCCCACTCCACCCCCACAGCAGCCGAACCCAACCACCCACCCCCTGGCTAGGGCCTGGCAGCCCCACCACCCTCGTATCCATACTCACCGCAACCCGGTTACCCGGTAA